One Caretta caretta isolate rCarCar2 chromosome 24, rCarCar1.hap1, whole genome shotgun sequence genomic region harbors:
- the SNAPIN gene encoding SNARE-associated protein Snapin — MTEEYLGCEFCPLGNYISQRPLRRGHSPGLHFPEAFATGTQPRDCISRRALRGHAASRQAARRRAGGAMAALLGPGAGTPGPGARDLFAEGLLEFLRPAARQLDAHVHAVRESQVELREHIDNLATELCRINEDQKVALDLDPYVKKLLNARRRVVLVNNILQNAQERLRRLNHNVAKETARRKAILEASGGYPQQVKRGENLAGQAGAL; from the exons ATGACTGAGGAGTATCTGGGCTGTGAGTTCTGCCCCCTggggaactacatttcccagaggCCTTTGCGACGGGGACACAGCCCCGGACTGCATTTCCCAGAGGCCTTTGCGACGGGGACACAGCCCCGGGACTGCATTTCCCGGCGGGCTCTGCGCGGGCACGCCGCTTCCCGGCAGGCTGCGcggcggcgggcgggcggggcgaTGGCGGCGCTGCTGGGGCCTGGCGCGGGGACCCCGGGGCCCGGGGCGCGCGACCTCTTCGCCGAGGGGCTGCTGGAATTCCTGCGCCCGGCCGCGCGCCAGCTCGACGCGCACGTGCACGCCGTCAG GGAGAGCCAGGTGGAGCTTCGGGAGCACATCGATAACCTGGCCACAG AGCTTTGCAGGATCAACGAGGACCAGAAGGTTGCGCTCGACTTGGACCCATACGTGAAGAAGCTGCTGAATGCCCGCCGCCGAGTTGTGCTGGTCAACAATATCCTGCAGAATGCCCAG GAACGGCTGAGGAGACTCAATCATAACGTGGCCAAGGAGACTGCCCGCAGGAAGGCCATCCTGGAGGCATCAGGCGGCTACCCCCAGCAAGTGAAGCGTGGGGAGAACCTGGCTGGGCAGGCTGGTGCTTTGTGA
- the LOC125625862 gene encoding mothers against decapentaplegic homolog 4-like codes for MSLNAPTSNDACLSIVHSLMCHRQGGENETFAKRAIESLVKKLKEKKDELDSLITAITTNGAHPSKCVTIQRTLDGRLQVAGRKGFPHVIYARLWRWPDLHKNELKHVKFCQFAFDLKYDSVCVNPYHYERVVSPGLGLSIQNTAPPARLVKEEFVHDCVQMEVPTGLGSPASDHGPGAKHPPRGMPPAESYCQPLPPLQLPEPPRAPVNIYPTLTMSPPAVASGGPLLSMAHGEGLQQIASPRQPVAPTPPPAPPASQQNGYPMPPKQSYHSKTASWTGSSTAVYTPSLGGQQPTPPPPPPPPPQQNGRSHPQPPLHHPNHYWPPHHNAAPYQQPVSSHPGPEFWCSIAYFEMDVQVGEIFKVPSSCPVVTVDGYVDPSGGDRFCLGQLSNVHRTDASERARLHIGKGVQLECRGEGDVWMRCLSDHAVFVQSYYLDREAGRAPGDAVHKIYPGAYIKVFDLRHCHRQMQQQAATAQAAATAQAAAVAGNIPGPGSVGGIAPAVSLSAAAGIGVDDLRRLCILRLSFVKGWGPDYPRQSIKHTPCWIEVHLHRALQLLDEVLHTMPMADPGPVN; via the exons ATGTCCCTGAACGCCCCCACCAGCAACGACGCCTGCCTGAGCATCGTCCACAGCCTGATGTGCCACCGGCAGGGCGGGGAGAACGAGACCTTCGCCAAGCGGGCGATCGAGAGCCTGGTGAAGAAGCTGAAGGAGAAGAAGGACGAGCTGGACTCGCTCATCACGGCCATCACCACCAACGGCGCCCACCCCAGCAAGTGCGTCACCATCCAGCGCACCCTGGATGGGCGGCTGCAG GTGGCCGGCCGGAAGGGCTTCCCCCATGTGATCTACGCCCGGCTCTGGCGCTGGCCCGACCTGCACAAGAACGAGCTGAAGCACGTCAAGTTCTGCCAGTTCGCCTTCGACCTCAAGTACGACAGCGTCTGCGTGAACCCTTACCACTACGAGCGCGTGGTGTCGCCAGGCCTGG gtCTGAGCATCCAGAACACAG caccccctgcccgccTGGTGAAGGAGGAGTTTGTCCATGACTGTGTCCAGATGGAGGTGCCCACGGGGCTGGGCTCCCCCGCCAGCGACCATGGCCCGGGGGCCAAGCACCCACCCCGGGGGATGCCCCCCGCTGAGTCCTACTGCCAGCCGCTGCCCCCCCTCCAGCTGCCCGAGCCCCCCCGTGCCCCTGTAAACATCTACCCCACCCTGACCATGTCACCCCCGG cagTGGCCTCCGGGGGCCCCCTGCTGTCCATGGCACACGGCGAGGGACTGCAGCAGATCGCCTCCCCGCGCCAGCCCGTGGCACccaccccgcccccggccccaccaGCCTCGCAGCAGAACGGCTACCCCATGCCCCCCAAGCAGTCCTACCACA GCAAGACAGCCAGCTGGACGGGCAGCAGCACCGCGGTCTACACCCCCAGCCTGGGGGGCCAACAGcccacccccccgccgccccctccaCCACCGCCGCAGCAGAACGGACGGAGCCACCCGCAGCCCCCGCTCCATCACCCCAACCACTACT GGCCCCCGCACCATAACGCGGCCCCCTACCagcagcccgtctccagccacccgg GTCCGGAGTTCTGGTGCTCCATCGCCTACTTCGAGATGGACGTGCAGGTCGGGGAGATCTTCAAGGTGCCGTCCAGCTGCCCCGTGGTGACGGTGGACGGCTACGTGGACCCCTCGGGGGGCGACCGCTTCTGCCTGGGGCAGCTCTCCAACGTGCACCGCACGGACGCCAGCGAGCGGGCCAG GCTGCACATCGGCAAGGGGGTGCAGCTGGAGTGCCGGGGCGAGGGCGACGTCTGGATGCGCTGCCTGAGCGACCACGCCGTCTTCGTGCAGAGCTACTACCTGGACCGGGAGGCCGGGCGCGCCCCGGGCGACGCCGTGCACAAGATCTACCCCGGCGCCTACATCaag GTGTTCGACCTGCGGCATTGCCACCGCCAGATGCAGCAGCAGGCGGCCACGGCCCAAGCGGCGGCCACGGCCCAGGCCGCGGCGGTCGCGGGGAACATCCCGGGGCCTGGCTCCGTGGGCGGCATCGCGCCGGCTGTTA gcctctCCGCTGCCGCCGGGATCGGCGTGGACGACCTCCGGCGTCTCTGCATCCTGCGTCTGAGCTTCGTCAAGGGCTGGGGGCCAGACTACCCCCGCCAGAGCATCAAGCACACCCCCTGCTGGATCGAGGTGCACCTGCACCgggccctgcagctgctggaCGAGGTGCTGCACACCATGCCCATGGCCGACCCGGGGCCCGTCAACTAG